In the genome of Dermacentor andersoni chromosome 3, qqDerAnde1_hic_scaffold, whole genome shotgun sequence, one region contains:
- the Pgd gene encoding 6-phosphogluconate dehydrogenase, decarboxylating isoform X2, with translation MKLNQWMRKADIGLIGLAVMGQNLILNMNDHGFVVCAFNRTVEKVDEFLKKEAKGTKVIGAHSLDEFVSKLKTPRRIVLLVKAGEAVDGFINKLVPLLDKGDIIIDGGNSEYQDSERRCEALKSKGILFVGSGVSGGEEGARQGPSLMPGGNPEAWPHIKEIFQSISAKADGEPCCDWVGDGGSGHFVKMVHNGIEYGDMQLICEAYHLMKNAAGLNHDQMSEVFTKWNKGVLDSFLIEITSNILKFKDTDNEPLVTKIRDSAGQKGTGKWTAISALQHGIPVTLIGEAVFARCLSSLKDQRVEASKILSGPTGKLTGDPTEFVEHIRKALYASKIVSYAQGFMLLRSAAQEYKWNLNYGAIALMWRGGCIIRSAFLGNIKAAFDKNPSLSCLLLDSFFVDAIRDCQTSWRHVVATAAQLGIPTPAFSTALAFYDGFRSDTLPANLIQAQRDYFGAHTYERLSEPGKFVHTNWTGHGGNVSSSSYNA, from the exons ATGAAGCTCAACCAGTGGATGAGAAA GGCAGACATAGGCCTCATTGGCCTGGCGGTCATGGGACAGAACCTGATCCTGAACATGAATGACCATGGCTTTGTG GTATGTGCCTTCAACAGAACAGTCGAGAAAGTGGACGAGTTTCTCAAGAAAGAGGCAAAGGGGACCAAGGTTATCGGCGCCCACTCCCTCGACGAATTTGTCTCCAAGCTCAAGACTCCACGCCGAATTGTTCTGCTTGTCAAAG CTGGAGAGGCAGTCGACGGCTTCATCAACAAGCTGGTTCCTCTGCTGGACAAAGGCGACATCATCATTGATGGTGGCAACTCGGAGTACCAGGACAGCGAGCGCCGGTGTGAGGCCCTCAAAAGCAAGGGCATTTTATTCGTGGGCTCTGGAGTGAGCGGTGGTGAGGAAGGTGCACGACAAGGCCCATCGCTCATGCCTGGTGGCAACCCTGAGGCCTG GCCCCACATCAAGGAAATCTTCCAGAGCATTTCTGCAAAGGCAGATGGAGAGCCATGCTGCGACTGG GTTGGCGACGGTGGCTCGGGCCACTTTGTCAAGATGGTCCACAACGGCATTGAATATGGTGACATGCAGCTCATCTGCGAGGCCTATCACCTCATGAAAAATGCAGCTGGTCTGAACCATGACCAGATGAGCGAG GTTTTTACGAAGTGGAACAAGGGTGTTCTTGACTCCTTCCTAATTGAAATCACAAGCAACATTCTCAAGTTCAAGGACACTGACAATGAGCCCCTTGTGACAAAGATCAGAGACTCTGCTGGGCAG AAAGGAACAGGCAAGTGGACAGCAATATCTGCACTCCAGCATGGAATTCCAGTTACTTTGATTG GAGAGGCAGTATTTGCCCGTTGCCTGTCTTCACTCAAGGACCAGAGAGTTGAGGCGAGCAAGATTTTGTCTGGCCCAACTGGAAAGCTGACTGGTGACCCCACGGAGTTTGTCGAACACATTAGGAAG GCACTGTATGCTTCAAAGATTGTGTCCTATGCCCAAGGTTTTATGCTTCTGCGAAGCGCAGCCCAGGAATACAAGTGGAACCTTAACTATGGGGCGATCGCTTTGATGTGGCGTGGTGGCTGCATTATCCGGAG TGCCTTCTTGGGCAACATCAAGGCAGCCTTCGACAAGAACCCCTCACTGAGCTGTCTGCTGCTCGACAGCTTCTTCGTGGATGCCATTCGTGACTGCCAGACTTCCTGGCGCCACGTGGTGGCCACTGCTGCACAGCTAGGCATCCCCACACCAGCATTCAGCACTGCGCTGGCCTTCTATGACGGATTCCGCTCAGACACTCTGCCGGCCAACCTTATTCAG GCCCAGCGGGACTACTTCGGGGCGCACACGTACGAGCGGCTCTCCGAGCCCGGCAAGTTCGTCCACACCAACTGGACCGGCCATGGTGGCAATGTCTCCTCATCATCCTACAACGCGTGA
- the Pgd gene encoding 6-phosphogluconate dehydrogenase, decarboxylating isoform X3, which yields MSCHKAKADIGLIGLAVMGQNLILNMNDHGFVVCAFNRTVEKVDEFLKKEAKGTKVIGAHSLDEFVSKLKTPRRIVLLVKAGEAVDGFINKLVPLLDKGDIIIDGGNSEYQDSERRCEALKSKGILFVGSGVSGGEEGARQGPSLMPGGNPEAWPHIKEIFQSISAKADGEPCCDWVGDGGSGHFVKMVHNGIEYGDMQLICEAYHLMKNAAGLNHDQMSEVFTKWNKGVLDSFLIEITSNILKFKDTDNEPLVTKIRDSAGQKGTGKWTAISALQHGIPVTLIGEAVFARCLSSLKDQRVEASKILSGPTGKLTGDPTEFVEHIRKALYASKIVSYAQGFMLLRSAAQEYKWNLNYGAIALMWRGGCIIRSAFLGNIKAAFDKNPSLSCLLLDSFFVDAIRDCQTSWRHVVATAAQLGIPTPAFSTALAFYDGFRSDTLPANLIQAQRDYFGAHTYERLSEPGKFVHTNWTGHGGNVSSSSYNA from the exons GGCAGACATAGGCCTCATTGGCCTGGCGGTCATGGGACAGAACCTGATCCTGAACATGAATGACCATGGCTTTGTG GTATGTGCCTTCAACAGAACAGTCGAGAAAGTGGACGAGTTTCTCAAGAAAGAGGCAAAGGGGACCAAGGTTATCGGCGCCCACTCCCTCGACGAATTTGTCTCCAAGCTCAAGACTCCACGCCGAATTGTTCTGCTTGTCAAAG CTGGAGAGGCAGTCGACGGCTTCATCAACAAGCTGGTTCCTCTGCTGGACAAAGGCGACATCATCATTGATGGTGGCAACTCGGAGTACCAGGACAGCGAGCGCCGGTGTGAGGCCCTCAAAAGCAAGGGCATTTTATTCGTGGGCTCTGGAGTGAGCGGTGGTGAGGAAGGTGCACGACAAGGCCCATCGCTCATGCCTGGTGGCAACCCTGAGGCCTG GCCCCACATCAAGGAAATCTTCCAGAGCATTTCTGCAAAGGCAGATGGAGAGCCATGCTGCGACTGG GTTGGCGACGGTGGCTCGGGCCACTTTGTCAAGATGGTCCACAACGGCATTGAATATGGTGACATGCAGCTCATCTGCGAGGCCTATCACCTCATGAAAAATGCAGCTGGTCTGAACCATGACCAGATGAGCGAG GTTTTTACGAAGTGGAACAAGGGTGTTCTTGACTCCTTCCTAATTGAAATCACAAGCAACATTCTCAAGTTCAAGGACACTGACAATGAGCCCCTTGTGACAAAGATCAGAGACTCTGCTGGGCAG AAAGGAACAGGCAAGTGGACAGCAATATCTGCACTCCAGCATGGAATTCCAGTTACTTTGATTG GAGAGGCAGTATTTGCCCGTTGCCTGTCTTCACTCAAGGACCAGAGAGTTGAGGCGAGCAAGATTTTGTCTGGCCCAACTGGAAAGCTGACTGGTGACCCCACGGAGTTTGTCGAACACATTAGGAAG GCACTGTATGCTTCAAAGATTGTGTCCTATGCCCAAGGTTTTATGCTTCTGCGAAGCGCAGCCCAGGAATACAAGTGGAACCTTAACTATGGGGCGATCGCTTTGATGTGGCGTGGTGGCTGCATTATCCGGAG TGCCTTCTTGGGCAACATCAAGGCAGCCTTCGACAAGAACCCCTCACTGAGCTGTCTGCTGCTCGACAGCTTCTTCGTGGATGCCATTCGTGACTGCCAGACTTCCTGGCGCCACGTGGTGGCCACTGCTGCACAGCTAGGCATCCCCACACCAGCATTCAGCACTGCGCTGGCCTTCTATGACGGATTCCGCTCAGACACTCTGCCGGCCAACCTTATTCAG GCCCAGCGGGACTACTTCGGGGCGCACACGTACGAGCGGCTCTCCGAGCCCGGCAAGTTCGTCCACACCAACTGGACCGGCCATGGTGGCAATGTCTCCTCATCATCCTACAACGCGTGA
- the Pgd gene encoding 6-phosphogluconate dehydrogenase, decarboxylating isoform X1, with amino-acid sequence MGAGLCSRSAKWQPGKEADIGLIGLAVMGQNLILNMNDHGFVVCAFNRTVEKVDEFLKKEAKGTKVIGAHSLDEFVSKLKTPRRIVLLVKAGEAVDGFINKLVPLLDKGDIIIDGGNSEYQDSERRCEALKSKGILFVGSGVSGGEEGARQGPSLMPGGNPEAWPHIKEIFQSISAKADGEPCCDWVGDGGSGHFVKMVHNGIEYGDMQLICEAYHLMKNAAGLNHDQMSEVFTKWNKGVLDSFLIEITSNILKFKDTDNEPLVTKIRDSAGQKGTGKWTAISALQHGIPVTLIGEAVFARCLSSLKDQRVEASKILSGPTGKLTGDPTEFVEHIRKALYASKIVSYAQGFMLLRSAAQEYKWNLNYGAIALMWRGGCIIRSAFLGNIKAAFDKNPSLSCLLLDSFFVDAIRDCQTSWRHVVATAAQLGIPTPAFSTALAFYDGFRSDTLPANLIQAQRDYFGAHTYERLSEPGKFVHTNWTGHGGNVSSSSYNA; translated from the exons GGCAGACATAGGCCTCATTGGCCTGGCGGTCATGGGACAGAACCTGATCCTGAACATGAATGACCATGGCTTTGTG GTATGTGCCTTCAACAGAACAGTCGAGAAAGTGGACGAGTTTCTCAAGAAAGAGGCAAAGGGGACCAAGGTTATCGGCGCCCACTCCCTCGACGAATTTGTCTCCAAGCTCAAGACTCCACGCCGAATTGTTCTGCTTGTCAAAG CTGGAGAGGCAGTCGACGGCTTCATCAACAAGCTGGTTCCTCTGCTGGACAAAGGCGACATCATCATTGATGGTGGCAACTCGGAGTACCAGGACAGCGAGCGCCGGTGTGAGGCCCTCAAAAGCAAGGGCATTTTATTCGTGGGCTCTGGAGTGAGCGGTGGTGAGGAAGGTGCACGACAAGGCCCATCGCTCATGCCTGGTGGCAACCCTGAGGCCTG GCCCCACATCAAGGAAATCTTCCAGAGCATTTCTGCAAAGGCAGATGGAGAGCCATGCTGCGACTGG GTTGGCGACGGTGGCTCGGGCCACTTTGTCAAGATGGTCCACAACGGCATTGAATATGGTGACATGCAGCTCATCTGCGAGGCCTATCACCTCATGAAAAATGCAGCTGGTCTGAACCATGACCAGATGAGCGAG GTTTTTACGAAGTGGAACAAGGGTGTTCTTGACTCCTTCCTAATTGAAATCACAAGCAACATTCTCAAGTTCAAGGACACTGACAATGAGCCCCTTGTGACAAAGATCAGAGACTCTGCTGGGCAG AAAGGAACAGGCAAGTGGACAGCAATATCTGCACTCCAGCATGGAATTCCAGTTACTTTGATTG GAGAGGCAGTATTTGCCCGTTGCCTGTCTTCACTCAAGGACCAGAGAGTTGAGGCGAGCAAGATTTTGTCTGGCCCAACTGGAAAGCTGACTGGTGACCCCACGGAGTTTGTCGAACACATTAGGAAG GCACTGTATGCTTCAAAGATTGTGTCCTATGCCCAAGGTTTTATGCTTCTGCGAAGCGCAGCCCAGGAATACAAGTGGAACCTTAACTATGGGGCGATCGCTTTGATGTGGCGTGGTGGCTGCATTATCCGGAG TGCCTTCTTGGGCAACATCAAGGCAGCCTTCGACAAGAACCCCTCACTGAGCTGTCTGCTGCTCGACAGCTTCTTCGTGGATGCCATTCGTGACTGCCAGACTTCCTGGCGCCACGTGGTGGCCACTGCTGCACAGCTAGGCATCCCCACACCAGCATTCAGCACTGCGCTGGCCTTCTATGACGGATTCCGCTCAGACACTCTGCCGGCCAACCTTATTCAG GCCCAGCGGGACTACTTCGGGGCGCACACGTACGAGCGGCTCTCCGAGCCCGGCAAGTTCGTCCACACCAACTGGACCGGCCATGGTGGCAATGTCTCCTCATCATCCTACAACGCGTGA